A single Anopheles arabiensis isolate DONGOLA chromosome X, AaraD3, whole genome shotgun sequence DNA region contains:
- the LOC120906825 gene encoding neuroglian isoform X8 — MRTTHSSSGSAPATQLLLAAAVVLMLNVLTVHSLIHSPPRIIKQPPPDEMLFQVAQQGESDKPFLIECEAEGEPTPKYRWIKNGKKFEWQTYDDRMSQQPGRGTLVITSPRDEDLGQYQCFAENEHGTATSNSVFVRKAELNSFKDGSPQTLQADEGKPFKLVCQPPDGWPKPNVYWMIQNMDGGIRSINNSRMTLDPEGNLWFSNVTRDDESNDFFYACAASSVFRSEYKIGNRVLLQVKQTGISAAQNRHPPQRQYVSRKNEVALKGKQIELFCIYGGTPLPETVWTKNGRAIVWNDKIQQDNYGKSLKIRRVSSEDAGTYTCEVSNGVGQADSYSINLAVNAVPYFTVEPEIVNAAEGETAEFKCEAAGNPKPNIMWIHNGKQIDVSQSNARRIVGSSSIYISKLQKSDTGNYGCNATNSLGYVYKDVYLNVLALAPEITDPPKREFTVDQRNVTMTCRVFGAPKPQVKWLRNDRELTGGRYQTMPSGDLFIRDVKFDDAGEYTCHAVNNLGSKSASGELIVKERTVINDPPQDYEAEAGTTVTFRCNAIADSSLELTIEWLTKGEIIDFENQPRFIRTSDNSLMISKTIELDTGTYTCLARTDLDEVMANATLTVMDRPNPPTLTRVNCKGKVAQIEWISNGDNRSPILNYIIEYNTSFTPDTYDVLSDDVPGTDFAWTVNTTPWNNYTFRVIAVNKVGRSLPSGHSDVCTTESSVPYKNPDNLEGEGTTPTNLVIKWRPLAQVDHNAPGLHYRVYWRRDIPGAEWNSADVRDWRQSSYTVEGLPTFTRYSVKVVALNDRGEANSGPWEIMAYSGEDTPLDAPANFTLIQVTTPTAAILSWNPVTPESLRGHFKGYKIQTWTEADGEENLREILITPDSKQALVTDFVPDATNYARILAYNGRYNGPASTTLSFDTPEGVPNTIQALEAYPLGSSAFLLRWKKPLQPNGKLTGYRIYYEEVKGTTVGPRMEREPHISDPAVLEAKLGRLKPAAKYRIHVVATTKAGEGQDFYIERATSSGLGLPPDVPNFYWENIRSENGLANIKVVWQPALGGKAGSHFYVKYRVKDESSWQTTDPELYENYLVVHGINPDHLYEFRVVSVDGEYQTESATQEVDTYGIQSSVKVPGDNIATAGWFIGMMLAIAFLILVLIIICIVKRNRGGKYDVHDRELANGRNDYTEEGGFPEYSQPYE, encoded by the exons ATGCGGACGACACACAGTAGTAGTGGGTCCGCCCCGGCGACCCAGCTGCTTCTGGCGGCCGCCGTCGTGCTGATGCTCAACGTCCTGACAGTGCACAGTTTAA TACACTCGCCACCGCGCATCATCAAGCAGCCGCCCCCGGACGAGATGCTGTTCCAGGTGGCGCAGCAGGGCGAAAGCGACAAACCCTTCCTGATCGAGTGCGAGGCGGAAGGTGAACCGACACCGAA ATACCGTTGGATCAAGAACGGCAAAAAGTTCGAATGGCAAACGTACGACGACCGGATGTCCCAGCAGCCGGGGCGTGGTACGCTGGTAATTACGTCACCGCGCGACGAAGATCTCGGCCAGTACCAGTGCTTCGCGGAGAACGAGCACGGTACCGCCACCTCCAACTCGGTGTTTGTGCGCAAGGCGGAGCTGAACTCGTTCAAGGACGGTTCGCCGCAAACGCTGCAGGCGGACGAGGGCAAACCGTTCAAGCTGGTGTGCCAGCCGCCGGACGGCTGGCCGAAGCCGAACGTCTACTGGATGATCCAGAACATGGACGGGGGCATCCGGAGCATCAACAACTCGCGCATGACGCTCGACCCGGAGGGCAACCTGTGGTTCTCGAACGTGACGCGCGACGACGAATCGAACGACTTCTTCTACGCCTGTGCCGCCTCGTCCGTGTTTCGCAGCGAGTACAAGATCGGCAAccgggtgctgctgcaggtaAAGCAGACGGGCATCTCGGCGGCCCAGAACCGGCACCCGCCCCAGCGCCAGTACGTGTCGCGCAAGAACGAGGTCGCGCTGAAGGGCAAGCAGATCGAGCTGTTCTGCATCTACGGCGGCACGCCGCTGCCCGAGACGGTCTGGACGAAGAACGGGCGGGCGATCGTGTGGAACGACAAGATCCAGCAGGACAACTACGGCAAGTCGCTCAAGATACGGCGCGTCTCGTCGGAGGATGCGGGCACGTACACGTGCGAGGTGTCGAACGGCGTCGGGCAGGCGGACTCGTACTCGATCAACCTGGCGGTAAACGCGGTGCCGTACTTCACGGTCGAGCCGGAGATCGTGAACGCGGCGGAGGGCGAGACGGCCGAGTTTAAGTGCGAGGCGGCCGGCAACCCGAAGCCGAACATCATGTGGATCCACAACGGCAAGCAGATCGACGTGAGCCAGAGCAATGCGCGCCGCATCGTCGGCTCGTCCAGCATCTACATCAGCAAGCTGCAGAAGAGCGACACGGGCAACTACGGCTGTAACGCGACCAACTCGCTCGGCTACGTGTACAAGGACGTGTACCTGAACGTGCTGGCGCTCGCGCCGGAAATTACCGACCCGCCCAAGCGCGAGTTCACCGTCGACCAGCGCAACGTGACGATGACGTGCCGGGTGTTCGGTGCGCCGAAGCCGCAGGTCAAGTGGCTGCGGAACGACCGCGAGCTGACCGGCGGCCGGTACCAGACGATGCCGAGCGGCGACCTGTTCATCCGCGACGTGAAGTTCGACGACGCGGGCGAGTACACGTGCCACGCGGTGAACAATCTCGGCAGCAAGTCGGCGTCCGGCGAGCTGATCGTGAAGGAGCGCACGGTCATTAACGATCCGCCGCAGGACTACGAGGCGGAGGCGGGCACGACCGTCACGTTCCGCTGTAACGCGATCGCCGACTCGTCGCTCGAGCTGACGATCGAGTGGCTGACCAAGGGCGAGATCATCGACTTCGAGAACCAGCCGCGCTTCATCCGCACCTCCGACAACTCGCTGATGATTTCGAAAACGATCGAGCTGGACACGGGCACCTACACCTGTCTGGCCCGCACCGACCTGGACGAGGTGATGGCGAACGCGACGCTCACCGTGATGGACCGGCCGAACCCGCCGACGCTGACGCGCGTCAACTGCAAGGGCAAGGTGGCCCAGATCGAGTGGATCTCGAACGGCGACAACCGGTCCCCGATCCTGAACTACATCATCGAGTACAACACCTCGTTCACGCCCGACACGTACGACGTGCTGTCGGACGACGTGCCCGGCACGGACTTTGCCTGGACGGTGAACACCACGCCCTGGAACAACTACACCTTCCGCGTGATTGCGGTGAACAAGGTCGGCCGGTCGCTGCCGTCCGGCCACAGCGACGTCTGCACGACCGAGTCGAGCGTGCCGTACAAAAACCCGGACAATCTCGAGGGCGAAGGCACGACGCCGACCAATCTCGTTATTAAGTGGCGCCCGCTCGCGCAGGTCGATCACAACGCGCCCGGTCTGCACTATCGCGTCTACTGGCGGCGGGACATACCCGGCGCGGAGTGGAACTCGGCGGACGTGCGCGACTGGCGCCAGTCGTCCTACACGGTCGAAGGTTTGCCGACGTTTACGCGCTACAGCGTGAAGGTGGTGGCGCTGAACGATCGCGGCGAAGCGAACTCGGGCCCGTGGGAAATCATGGCGTACAGCGGGGAGGATACGCCGCTCGATGCGCCGGCCAACTTTACGCTGATCCAGGTGACCACACCGACGGCGGCCATCCTCAGCTGGAACCCGGTGACGCCCGAATCGCTGCGCGGCCACTTCAAGGGCTACAAGATCCAAACCTGGACCGAGGCGGATGGCGAGGAGAATCTGCGCGAGATACTGATCACCCCCGACTCGAAGCAGGCGCTCGTGACGGACTTCGTGCCGGACGCGACCAACTACGCCCGCATCCTCGCGTACAACGGCCGGTACAATGGGCCGGCCAGCACGACGCTGTCGTTCGACACGCCCGAGGGCGTGCCGAACACGATCCAGGCGCTCGAGGCGTACCCACTCGGGTCGTCCGCGTTCCTGCTGCGCTGGAAGAAACCGCTGCAACCGAACGGCAAGCTCACCGGTTACCGGATCTACTACGAGGAGGTGAAGGGCACGACGGTCGGCCCGCGGATGGAGCGCGAACCGCACATCTCCGATCCGGCCGTGCTGGAGGCGAAGCTGGGCCGCCTGAAGCCGGCTGCCAAGTATCGTATTCACGTCGTCGCCACCACCAAGGCTGGTGAAGGTCAAGA CTTCTACATCGAGCGGGCCACCTCGTCCGGACTGGGTCTGCCGCCGGACGTACCCAACTTCTACTGGGAAAACATCCGGTCGGAGAACGGGCTCGCCAACATTAAGGTCGTGTGGCAGCCGGCCCTCGGCGGCAAGGCTGGTTCGCACTTCTACGTCAAGTACCGCGTCAAGGACGAGTCGAGCTGGCAGACGACCGATCCGGAGCTGTACGAAAACTATCTGGTCGTGCACGGCATCAACCCGGACCATCTGTACGAGTTCCGGGTCGTGTCGGTCGACGGCGAATATCAGACGGAATCGGCCACGCAGGAAGTCGACACCTACGGCATCC AGAGCTCCGTGAAGGTGCCGGGCGATAACATTGCGACGGCCGGCTGGTTCATCGGCATGATGCTGGCGATCGCGTTCCTCATACTGGTGCTGATCATCATCTGCATCGTGAAGCGCAACCGGGGCGGCAAATACGACGTGCACGATCGGGAGCTGGCCAACGGCCGCAACGACTACACCGAGGAGGGCGGCTTCCCGGAGTACTCGCAACC
- the LOC120906825 gene encoding neuroglian isoform X5 encodes MRTTHSSSGSAPATQLLLAAAVVLMLNVLTVHSLIHSPPRIIKQPPPDEMLFQVAQQGESDKPFLIECEAEGEPTPKYRWIKNGKKFEWQTYDDRMSQQPGRGTLVITSPRDEDLGQYQCFAENEHGTATSNSVFVRKAELNSFKDGSPQTLQADEGKPFKLVCQPPDGWPKPNVYWMIQNMDGGIRSINNSRMTLDPEGNLWFSNVTRDDESNDFFYACAASSVFRSEYKIGNRVLLQVKQTGISAAQNRHPPQRQYVSRKNEVALKGKQIELFCIYGGTPLPETVWTKNGRAIVWNDKIQQDNYGKSLKIRRVSSEDAGTYTCEVSNGVGQADSYSINLAVNAVPYFTVEPEIVNAAEGETAEFKCEAAGNPKPNIMWIHNGKQIDVSQSNARRIVGSSSIYISKLQKSDTGNYGCNATNSLGYVYKDVYLNVLALAPEITDPPKREFTVDQRNVTMTCRVFGAPKPQVKWLRNDRELTGGRYQTMPSGDLFIRDVKFDDAGEYTCHAVNNLGSKSASGELIVKERTVINDPPQDYEAEAGTTVTFRCNAIADSSLELTIEWLTKGEIIDFENQPRFIRTSDNSLMISKTIELDTGTYTCLARTDLDEVMANATLTVMDRPNPPTLTRVNCKGKVAQIEWISNGDNRSPILNYIIEYNTSFTPDTYDVLSDDVPGTDFAWTVNTTPWNNYTFRVIAVNKVGRSLPSGHSDVCTTESSVPYKNPDNLEGEGTTPTNLVIKWRPLAQVDHNAPGLHYRVYWRRDIPGAEWNSADVRDWRQSSYTVEGLPTFTRYSVKVVALNDRGEANSGPWEIMAYSGEDTPLDAPANFTLIQVTTPTAAILSWNPVTPESLRGHFKGYKIQTWTEADGEENLREILITPDSKQALVTDFVPDATNYARILAYNGRYNGPASTTLSFDTPEGVPNTIQALEAYPLGSSAFLLRWKKPLQPNGKLTGYRIYYEEVKGTTVGPRMEREPHISDPAVLEAKLGRLKPAAKYRIHVVATTKAGEGQDFYIERATSSGLGLPPDVPNFYWENIRSENGLANIKVVWQPALGGKAGSHFYVKYRVKDESSWQTTDPELYENYLVVHGINPDHLYEFRVVSVDGEYQTESATQEVDTYGIQSSVKVPGDNIATAGWFIGMMLAIAFLILVLIIICIVKRNRGGKYDVHDRELANGRNDYTEEGGFPEYSQPLDNKSQGRQSLNSQKVGPESDTDSMAEYGEGDTEGMNEDGSFIGQYGRKGGKNADSNSQAFATLV; translated from the exons ATGCGGACGACACACAGTAGTAGTGGGTCCGCCCCGGCGACCCAGCTGCTTCTGGCGGCCGCCGTCGTGCTGATGCTCAACGTCCTGACAGTGCACAGTTTAA TACACTCGCCACCGCGCATCATCAAGCAGCCGCCCCCGGACGAGATGCTGTTCCAGGTGGCGCAGCAGGGCGAAAGCGACAAACCCTTCCTGATCGAGTGCGAGGCGGAAGGTGAACCGACACCGAA ATACCGTTGGATCAAGAACGGCAAAAAGTTCGAATGGCAAACGTACGACGACCGGATGTCCCAGCAGCCGGGGCGTGGTACGCTGGTAATTACGTCACCGCGCGACGAAGATCTCGGCCAGTACCAGTGCTTCGCGGAGAACGAGCACGGTACCGCCACCTCCAACTCGGTGTTTGTGCGCAAGGCGGAGCTGAACTCGTTCAAGGACGGTTCGCCGCAAACGCTGCAGGCGGACGAGGGCAAACCGTTCAAGCTGGTGTGCCAGCCGCCGGACGGCTGGCCGAAGCCGAACGTCTACTGGATGATCCAGAACATGGACGGGGGCATCCGGAGCATCAACAACTCGCGCATGACGCTCGACCCGGAGGGCAACCTGTGGTTCTCGAACGTGACGCGCGACGACGAATCGAACGACTTCTTCTACGCCTGTGCCGCCTCGTCCGTGTTTCGCAGCGAGTACAAGATCGGCAAccgggtgctgctgcaggtaAAGCAGACGGGCATCTCGGCGGCCCAGAACCGGCACCCGCCCCAGCGCCAGTACGTGTCGCGCAAGAACGAGGTCGCGCTGAAGGGCAAGCAGATCGAGCTGTTCTGCATCTACGGCGGCACGCCGCTGCCCGAGACGGTCTGGACGAAGAACGGGCGGGCGATCGTGTGGAACGACAAGATCCAGCAGGACAACTACGGCAAGTCGCTCAAGATACGGCGCGTCTCGTCGGAGGATGCGGGCACGTACACGTGCGAGGTGTCGAACGGCGTCGGGCAGGCGGACTCGTACTCGATCAACCTGGCGGTAAACGCGGTGCCGTACTTCACGGTCGAGCCGGAGATCGTGAACGCGGCGGAGGGCGAGACGGCCGAGTTTAAGTGCGAGGCGGCCGGCAACCCGAAGCCGAACATCATGTGGATCCACAACGGCAAGCAGATCGACGTGAGCCAGAGCAATGCGCGCCGCATCGTCGGCTCGTCCAGCATCTACATCAGCAAGCTGCAGAAGAGCGACACGGGCAACTACGGCTGTAACGCGACCAACTCGCTCGGCTACGTGTACAAGGACGTGTACCTGAACGTGCTGGCGCTCGCGCCGGAAATTACCGACCCGCCCAAGCGCGAGTTCACCGTCGACCAGCGCAACGTGACGATGACGTGCCGGGTGTTCGGTGCGCCGAAGCCGCAGGTCAAGTGGCTGCGGAACGACCGCGAGCTGACCGGCGGCCGGTACCAGACGATGCCGAGCGGCGACCTGTTCATCCGCGACGTGAAGTTCGACGACGCGGGCGAGTACACGTGCCACGCGGTGAACAATCTCGGCAGCAAGTCGGCGTCCGGCGAGCTGATCGTGAAGGAGCGCACGGTCATTAACGATCCGCCGCAGGACTACGAGGCGGAGGCGGGCACGACCGTCACGTTCCGCTGTAACGCGATCGCCGACTCGTCGCTCGAGCTGACGATCGAGTGGCTGACCAAGGGCGAGATCATCGACTTCGAGAACCAGCCGCGCTTCATCCGCACCTCCGACAACTCGCTGATGATTTCGAAAACGATCGAGCTGGACACGGGCACCTACACCTGTCTGGCCCGCACCGACCTGGACGAGGTGATGGCGAACGCGACGCTCACCGTGATGGACCGGCCGAACCCGCCGACGCTGACGCGCGTCAACTGCAAGGGCAAGGTGGCCCAGATCGAGTGGATCTCGAACGGCGACAACCGGTCCCCGATCCTGAACTACATCATCGAGTACAACACCTCGTTCACGCCCGACACGTACGACGTGCTGTCGGACGACGTGCCCGGCACGGACTTTGCCTGGACGGTGAACACCACGCCCTGGAACAACTACACCTTCCGCGTGATTGCGGTGAACAAGGTCGGCCGGTCGCTGCCGTCCGGCCACAGCGACGTCTGCACGACCGAGTCGAGCGTGCCGTACAAAAACCCGGACAATCTCGAGGGCGAAGGCACGACGCCGACCAATCTCGTTATTAAGTGGCGCCCGCTCGCGCAGGTCGATCACAACGCGCCCGGTCTGCACTATCGCGTCTACTGGCGGCGGGACATACCCGGCGCGGAGTGGAACTCGGCGGACGTGCGCGACTGGCGCCAGTCGTCCTACACGGTCGAAGGTTTGCCGACGTTTACGCGCTACAGCGTGAAGGTGGTGGCGCTGAACGATCGCGGCGAAGCGAACTCGGGCCCGTGGGAAATCATGGCGTACAGCGGGGAGGATACGCCGCTCGATGCGCCGGCCAACTTTACGCTGATCCAGGTGACCACACCGACGGCGGCCATCCTCAGCTGGAACCCGGTGACGCCCGAATCGCTGCGCGGCCACTTCAAGGGCTACAAGATCCAAACCTGGACCGAGGCGGATGGCGAGGAGAATCTGCGCGAGATACTGATCACCCCCGACTCGAAGCAGGCGCTCGTGACGGACTTCGTGCCGGACGCGACCAACTACGCCCGCATCCTCGCGTACAACGGCCGGTACAATGGGCCGGCCAGCACGACGCTGTCGTTCGACACGCCCGAGGGCGTGCCGAACACGATCCAGGCGCTCGAGGCGTACCCACTCGGGTCGTCCGCGTTCCTGCTGCGCTGGAAGAAACCGCTGCAACCGAACGGCAAGCTCACCGGTTACCGGATCTACTACGAGGAGGTGAAGGGCACGACGGTCGGCCCGCGGATGGAGCGCGAACCGCACATCTCCGATCCGGCCGTGCTGGAGGCGAAGCTGGGCCGCCTGAAGCCGGCTGCCAAGTATCGTATTCACGTCGTCGCCACCACCAAGGCTGGTGAAGGTCAAGA CTTCTACATCGAGCGGGCCACCTCGTCCGGACTGGGTCTGCCGCCGGACGTACCCAACTTCTACTGGGAAAACATCCGGTCGGAGAACGGGCTCGCCAACATTAAGGTCGTGTGGCAGCCGGCCCTCGGCGGCAAGGCTGGTTCGCACTTCTACGTCAAGTACCGCGTCAAGGACGAGTCGAGCTGGCAGACGACCGATCCGGAGCTGTACGAAAACTATCTGGTCGTGCACGGCATCAACCCGGACCATCTGTACGAGTTCCGGGTCGTGTCGGTCGACGGCGAATATCAGACGGAATCGGCCACGCAGGAAGTCGACACCTACGGCATCC AGAGCTCCGTGAAGGTGCCGGGCGATAACATTGCGACGGCCGGCTGGTTCATCGGCATGATGCTGGCGATCGCGTTCCTCATACTGGTGCTGATCATCATCTGCATCGTGAAGCGCAACCGGGGCGGCAAATACGACGTGCACGATCGGGAGCTGGCCAACGGCCGCAACGACTACACCGAGGAGGGCGGCTTCCCGGAGTACTCGCAACC
- the LOC120906825 gene encoding neuroglian isoform X2 produces the protein MRTTHSSSGSAPATQLLLAAAVVLMLNVLTVHSLIHSPPRIIKQPPPDEMLFQVAQQGESDKPFLIECEAEGEPTPKYRWIKNGKKFEWQTYDDRMSQQPGRGTLVITSPRDEDLGQYQCFAENEHGTATSNSVFVRKAELNSFKDGSPQTLQADEGKPFKLVCQPPDGWPKPNVYWMIQNMDGGIRSINNSRMTLDPEGNLWFSNVTRDDESNDFFYACAASSVFRSEYKIGNRVLLQVKQTGISAAQNRHPPQRQYVSRKNEVALKGKQIELFCIYGGTPLPETVWTKNGRAIVWNDKIQQDNYGKSLKIRRVSSEDAGTYTCEVSNGVGQADSYSINLAVNAVPYFTVEPEIVNAAEGETAEFKCEAAGNPKPNIMWIHNGKQIDVSQSNARRIVGSSSIYISKLQKSDTGNYGCNATNSLGYVYKDVYLNVLALAPEITDPPKREFTVDQRNVTMTCRVFGAPKPQVKWLRNDRELTGGRYQTMPSGDLFIRDVKFDDAGEYTCHAVNNLGSKSASGELIVKERTVINDPPQDYEAEAGTTVTFRCNAIADSSLELTIEWLTKGEIIDFENQPRFIRTSDNSLMISKTIELDTGTYTCLARTDLDEVMANATLTVMDRPNPPTLTRVNCKGKVAQIEWISNGDNRSPILNYIIEYNTSFTPDTYDVLSDDVPGTDFAWTVNTTPWNNYTFRVIAVNKVGRSLPSGHSDVCTTESSVPYKNPDNLEGEGTTPTNLVIKWRPLAQVDHNAPGLHYRVYWRRDIPGAEWNSADVRDWRQSSYTVEGLPTFTRYSVKVVALNDRGEANSGPWEIMAYSGEDTPLDAPANFTLIQVTTPTAAILSWNPVTPESLRGHFKGYKIQTWTEADGEENLREILITPDSKQALVTDFVPDATNYARILAYNGRYNGPASTTLSFDTPEGVPNTIQALEAYPLGSSAFLLRWKKPLQPNGKLTGYRIYYEEVKGTTVGPRMEREPHISDPAVLEAKLGRLKPAAKYRIHVVATTKAGEGQDFYIERATSSGLGLPPDVPNFYWENIRSENGLANIKVVWQPALGGKAGSHFYVKYRVKDESSWQTTDPELYENYLVVHGINPDHLYEFRVVSVDGEYQTESATQEVDTYGIQSSVKVPGDNIATAGWFIGMMLAIAFLILVLIIICIVKRNRGGKYDVHDRELANGRNDYTEEGGFPEYSQPLDNKSQGRQSLNSQKVGPESDTDSMAEYGEGDTGGQFTEDGSFIGQYVPGKPPVSAQSTPQNPSLQGANAGMATYV, from the exons ATGCGGACGACACACAGTAGTAGTGGGTCCGCCCCGGCGACCCAGCTGCTTCTGGCGGCCGCCGTCGTGCTGATGCTCAACGTCCTGACAGTGCACAGTTTAA TACACTCGCCACCGCGCATCATCAAGCAGCCGCCCCCGGACGAGATGCTGTTCCAGGTGGCGCAGCAGGGCGAAAGCGACAAACCCTTCCTGATCGAGTGCGAGGCGGAAGGTGAACCGACACCGAA ATACCGTTGGATCAAGAACGGCAAAAAGTTCGAATGGCAAACGTACGACGACCGGATGTCCCAGCAGCCGGGGCGTGGTACGCTGGTAATTACGTCACCGCGCGACGAAGATCTCGGCCAGTACCAGTGCTTCGCGGAGAACGAGCACGGTACCGCCACCTCCAACTCGGTGTTTGTGCGCAAGGCGGAGCTGAACTCGTTCAAGGACGGTTCGCCGCAAACGCTGCAGGCGGACGAGGGCAAACCGTTCAAGCTGGTGTGCCAGCCGCCGGACGGCTGGCCGAAGCCGAACGTCTACTGGATGATCCAGAACATGGACGGGGGCATCCGGAGCATCAACAACTCGCGCATGACGCTCGACCCGGAGGGCAACCTGTGGTTCTCGAACGTGACGCGCGACGACGAATCGAACGACTTCTTCTACGCCTGTGCCGCCTCGTCCGTGTTTCGCAGCGAGTACAAGATCGGCAAccgggtgctgctgcaggtaAAGCAGACGGGCATCTCGGCGGCCCAGAACCGGCACCCGCCCCAGCGCCAGTACGTGTCGCGCAAGAACGAGGTCGCGCTGAAGGGCAAGCAGATCGAGCTGTTCTGCATCTACGGCGGCACGCCGCTGCCCGAGACGGTCTGGACGAAGAACGGGCGGGCGATCGTGTGGAACGACAAGATCCAGCAGGACAACTACGGCAAGTCGCTCAAGATACGGCGCGTCTCGTCGGAGGATGCGGGCACGTACACGTGCGAGGTGTCGAACGGCGTCGGGCAGGCGGACTCGTACTCGATCAACCTGGCGGTAAACGCGGTGCCGTACTTCACGGTCGAGCCGGAGATCGTGAACGCGGCGGAGGGCGAGACGGCCGAGTTTAAGTGCGAGGCGGCCGGCAACCCGAAGCCGAACATCATGTGGATCCACAACGGCAAGCAGATCGACGTGAGCCAGAGCAATGCGCGCCGCATCGTCGGCTCGTCCAGCATCTACATCAGCAAGCTGCAGAAGAGCGACACGGGCAACTACGGCTGTAACGCGACCAACTCGCTCGGCTACGTGTACAAGGACGTGTACCTGAACGTGCTGGCGCTCGCGCCGGAAATTACCGACCCGCCCAAGCGCGAGTTCACCGTCGACCAGCGCAACGTGACGATGACGTGCCGGGTGTTCGGTGCGCCGAAGCCGCAGGTCAAGTGGCTGCGGAACGACCGCGAGCTGACCGGCGGCCGGTACCAGACGATGCCGAGCGGCGACCTGTTCATCCGCGACGTGAAGTTCGACGACGCGGGCGAGTACACGTGCCACGCGGTGAACAATCTCGGCAGCAAGTCGGCGTCCGGCGAGCTGATCGTGAAGGAGCGCACGGTCATTAACGATCCGCCGCAGGACTACGAGGCGGAGGCGGGCACGACCGTCACGTTCCGCTGTAACGCGATCGCCGACTCGTCGCTCGAGCTGACGATCGAGTGGCTGACCAAGGGCGAGATCATCGACTTCGAGAACCAGCCGCGCTTCATCCGCACCTCCGACAACTCGCTGATGATTTCGAAAACGATCGAGCTGGACACGGGCACCTACACCTGTCTGGCCCGCACCGACCTGGACGAGGTGATGGCGAACGCGACGCTCACCGTGATGGACCGGCCGAACCCGCCGACGCTGACGCGCGTCAACTGCAAGGGCAAGGTGGCCCAGATCGAGTGGATCTCGAACGGCGACAACCGGTCCCCGATCCTGAACTACATCATCGAGTACAACACCTCGTTCACGCCCGACACGTACGACGTGCTGTCGGACGACGTGCCCGGCACGGACTTTGCCTGGACGGTGAACACCACGCCCTGGAACAACTACACCTTCCGCGTGATTGCGGTGAACAAGGTCGGCCGGTCGCTGCCGTCCGGCCACAGCGACGTCTGCACGACCGAGTCGAGCGTGCCGTACAAAAACCCGGACAATCTCGAGGGCGAAGGCACGACGCCGACCAATCTCGTTATTAAGTGGCGCCCGCTCGCGCAGGTCGATCACAACGCGCCCGGTCTGCACTATCGCGTCTACTGGCGGCGGGACATACCCGGCGCGGAGTGGAACTCGGCGGACGTGCGCGACTGGCGCCAGTCGTCCTACACGGTCGAAGGTTTGCCGACGTTTACGCGCTACAGCGTGAAGGTGGTGGCGCTGAACGATCGCGGCGAAGCGAACTCGGGCCCGTGGGAAATCATGGCGTACAGCGGGGAGGATACGCCGCTCGATGCGCCGGCCAACTTTACGCTGATCCAGGTGACCACACCGACGGCGGCCATCCTCAGCTGGAACCCGGTGACGCCCGAATCGCTGCGCGGCCACTTCAAGGGCTACAAGATCCAAACCTGGACCGAGGCGGATGGCGAGGAGAATCTGCGCGAGATACTGATCACCCCCGACTCGAAGCAGGCGCTCGTGACGGACTTCGTGCCGGACGCGACCAACTACGCCCGCATCCTCGCGTACAACGGCCGGTACAATGGGCCGGCCAGCACGACGCTGTCGTTCGACACGCCCGAGGGCGTGCCGAACACGATCCAGGCGCTCGAGGCGTACCCACTCGGGTCGTCCGCGTTCCTGCTGCGCTGGAAGAAACCGCTGCAACCGAACGGCAAGCTCACCGGTTACCGGATCTACTACGAGGAGGTGAAGGGCACGACGGTCGGCCCGCGGATGGAGCGCGAACCGCACATCTCCGATCCGGCCGTGCTGGAGGCGAAGCTGGGCCGCCTGAAGCCGGCTGCCAAGTATCGTATTCACGTCGTCGCCACCACCAAGGCTGGTGAAGGTCAAGA CTTCTACATCGAGCGGGCCACCTCGTCCGGACTGGGTCTGCCGCCGGACGTACCCAACTTCTACTGGGAAAACATCCGGTCGGAGAACGGGCTCGCCAACATTAAGGTCGTGTGGCAGCCGGCCCTCGGCGGCAAGGCTGGTTCGCACTTCTACGTCAAGTACCGCGTCAAGGACGAGTCGAGCTGGCAGACGACCGATCCGGAGCTGTACGAAAACTATCTGGTCGTGCACGGCATCAACCCGGACCATCTGTACGAGTTCCGGGTCGTGTCGGTCGACGGCGAATATCAGACGGAATCGGCCACGCAGGAAGTCGACACCTACGGCATCC AGAGCTCCGTGAAGGTGCCGGGCGATAACATTGCGACGGCCGGCTGGTTCATCGGCATGATGCTGGCGATCGCGTTCCTCATACTGGTGCTGATCATCATCTGCATCGTGAAGCGCAACCGGGGCGGCAAATACGACGTGCACGATCGGGAGCTGGCCAACGGCCGCAACGACTACACCGAGGAGGGCGGCTTCCCGGAGTACTCGCAACC